Genomic window (Erythrolamprus reginae isolate rEryReg1 chromosome 3, rEryReg1.hap1, whole genome shotgun sequence):
TGACTTCAAGATCCAGAAGGAtttattgttttcatttatttttactgCAAGTTTGGAACTTGAGaataaaattgttattttctCTGCTGATGGCTTTATGTACAGTTTGACAAGTAACCATCAATTAATAAAACCAAAGTGATCCATAAATCATAGCCATATTttatgttgttctctgcaaataaTACAGCGTATAAATCCTTGTCTAATGTTATTTTCTGAAGGCTTTAGGCTATTTTTTGAAATGAGTTTTGCCACATATATATTCCTAAGGTTTAATTTTGAATGCAAGAAGTCATGGTAGATTAGATGTAGAGAATGACAGTATCAAAGTCTTCATTGCCAGTGAAGAAAAATGGGAATTGGGAGAGAAATTGTAAACCTTTATGTAAACAGTCTATTTAATGAAACAGAATTATGAAGTATGGACCTGGCACAAATCTAACTGTCTCGATATGGTTAGAAGATAAAGAATAGGTATCTGTGTACGTAGTCTTGCCTCCCCCTTCCATATTAAATCATTCAACATTAGAATTTTGCCCCAATCTTAATAGCAACCATGATTGTCAGAAAATTGGAATCTGCACTTATGTTTAGCATTAAGATTGGCTCCGGTTTTGATTCTGCAATAAATTAAGAGGTAGCAGCCTCCAAAAGTTGCCAAAAGGAGGTACTTCTTAATGTGGCACAATGTAATTTAAATGAAATCAAAATTAGTTTGATTGCCACTTTTTTGAGGTACATGTGGGACACATATTAAAAGCTAAGCAAACAACAGCCGCAATGACTGTAGTGATTCATATTTccaacccatttattttcaataacATCTTATAGGATGGTAGATGAACATTGACCCACTGAACCAACTGCAAATCATTATCTTCCCATCGGGTGTATATATAGCACATGGCCTCCATATGTAAGTGCACCACTTAAAGTGAATTAACCACAAGGTTAATTCAGCAACCCTAAGGTAGACTAGTACATTAGGACTCATTTCCTCTTCTTCATGTACAATGTGCAGCATTGGGATACACATTTACTACAAACTGatgaaatgtacagtatatcaCTCATGCAATAGTTTTCTTGTTGTGTCATTTAACTGGGCGAAACGGTGCATCATGGAGTCACAGATTTCAAACCAAGCTGCCCCAAATGGGCTAACtttcagaatacagtgttccctcgatttccgcgggggatgcgttccaagactgcccgcgaaagtcgaatttacacaaagtagagatgctgaagtaaatacactatttttggctatgaacagtatcacaagccatcccttaacactttaaacccctaaagtgcaatttcctattcccttagcaaccatttagatcattattcaccatgtttatttattaaagtttattaaaaaaatatttattaaagtcggatgaaagtttggcgatgacatatgacgttatcgggcgggaaaaaccgtggtatagggaaaaaacccacaaactattttttaaattaatatttttgaaaaaacgtggtatagacatttcgcgaagttcgaacccgtgaaaatcgagggaacactgtatgttcaAAATCCAAGACCCAGGATTCCAAAGGAAATGAAATCTGGCATGTTGTGGATACTTCAATGCTATTGGATGATGCTGACCTGTTGCTGTGGCCATGTGATCTTCATTTTCAACATTCTATGATAGTTTCCCAGCCAAACCTTCAATCCCTCTCCTACCCAGTAGCAGACACTTATCTACGTGATAGGAAAGGACGGGAACATCTCTGATGTTTCCTCCTAGCTTCCCACaactcagtggggaagccagcaggaagttggaAATCGTTCTTATTCCGATTGTTTATTTTAGCTCACCCATGGTCATTCTGTTTCTgtgtttaggtaaggaaatatctctgcaACGAGTACCCAATGGAGAAATGGATTGTTTACTTAACTTTTAAAGCTGTGACCATAGTTGGTATTCAGCTGGTCCAGTGATCCTAACCACTACTACCAGTTGGCCTAACTGGTAGTAGTGACCTGCGGGTGGATATATGCcatatgccatcctatttaggaaCATATTGAAATTGTGCACATGCAAGTCACACATGCTCACATTTGTAAACCGGTAGGGAAAataagtgaataccacctctggctgtgaCTAGACATAATAGTAAATTCCACAGGAATCCTGTAGTTAAAAGGAAAGCTGAAAGAAAAAGCCAATAGCATTACTATGGGTAAACTTAGATGGATTTAAATTCCTTCTGTCCTTTGTCAACAAGGGATTAAGTCCCATCTCCACCAACTGATGGATGATGCACAGTGAGTCCATGTTTTAGGGAGGGAGATAGGAAAATATGTGGTGGAATGTAGGCAATATCCATTTGGCAGTAACAAACCAAAAGAAAAATCTCTTTCTTTGGTTACTTCTAGAAGCCAGCAAAGTTACAATATAAATTTCTATGGGTTCTGACCACAACAGTGAACAGAAACAAGTATCTGCCACTCCAACAGGCTGGCAGGGCAAATGGCATATCTATCcccataaatatattttcttccagaatttctcAATGCAGTGTCATACATACTACTTGTTCCAGTTTCAACGAAGCTTCTAGATTGCAGAGATGTTATATTCTCAGGACTGCCTGCACTAGGCTAGACATTTGAAGTTTGAGCAACACAATCTGTTTGTGAATACACATTCATTTCAGAATCATAGTCCTTAAGGAAACAATGCATACTCTGACTGGATTGGATCTAAACATGGTTGTGCTTGCGGTAGACTTACTGAAAGCATTCAGAGTCTGAACTTTTATTTTTGCATTCTTCCTTCTCTGGATCCGATCTGAATCTTAACATTGAGTTTACTACTGGTATTACTTCAATATAGTGACTTAGTTATTTAGCAAGCATATGTAAATAAAGATATATTTAAATTTGCGATCACATTAAGTTCTGTAGATTACAatggaaaagaaaatgaatgttctGTACATATTAAATTGCTCTATTGCTAAACTGAAATCAACATTACATAAAAAGCAGTTTTGAAATGAAATGATGCAACAAAATACATTTTCATTCTATGCCATAAGTAGCCTACCTCATAATTGTAGAAAAGAGattgcagaatattttttttcttgatggGAAGATGCAAAGGGAAGAAGTGTGTAcggtatttataatttatttccccTTTGATAGAACATTTAATAGGAGCGCACATGTTTTGAAAACAATTTTGAAAAACTGCACTGGACCTTGCCCAACTTTAGTGTGGCACTTCTTTGCTGTTCATTAAAGGAGCCTAATCTTCTGCAGGCTTCCACAGAGAAAAATTAAGGCCAgatataattccccccccccacctcatgcGTGTGCATAAGCCTGAAAAGAGTGGACTTCTTTAATGAATAACGGAGAAGTTCTGTCCTTGAGCTCACAGGTCAGAAACATTTTTccctaatcattttttaaatttaatgtttAATTTCTATAATCTGTAACATTTTAGTCATATGGTGCCCTAAATCTTCAGATCACATTTGATGCGaatatgggaagggaagggaagaatttCCACTGCCATTTATGACATTTAACTGGCTTTATATCTTTCCAAGAGCATTTGTCAATTATCTTATGCTAGGTTTTGCCTTGAAGCTAGATGATTAATTCAAACTAAAGCAAAATGAGGGATCTCTTTAAGTACAACCCAAAAACAGTCTGTTTAACTTCCCATTTCCATTCCTGCATGACAGAGCCTGAAAATAATAAACACGGAGATTTATAGGAGCCAGACAACAATGTAAATGATGTAAAACTGCTGTGCTTTTCTTTACTTCTTTCACATTCTTACATGATGGGAAGTAGTGTCCTTGGAATAGACAACCCGACCATCCAAAGAAACCCTTAGCCAGAGAAGCTcattgagtgactttgggccaagcaCCCTCTCACAGTCAAATCTACCTAACAGGACCATCACTGTGGGAAAATATCAGAAGAGAGAGTTTTATGTATGCCACTCtgaacttctggaggaaagataACAGAGAAGTCTAATAGATAGGAAAAGTCCTACACTTCTGTCTGGTTATGTTTCAATTTGAGAATGCATGAAATTCACTTAATAGTTAAAAAGATGTCATCAAACTACTTGCTTGGTGTTTTCATAGACTTATGCGTGAGTAACGAGTCTGTGTTAAAGATTCTGTAGTAACACAACAGCGACAAAATGCTTCCTAGAGAAATGCTTGGTAGATCCAGTAACAAAAGTGAACTTGGCTTATTGTTCTTCACTCATTGCTTTTAGCAATATGATTCCATGATGTTGAAATTGTGAATCTTCAACCAGATTTCATATCAAGCAGAACTAAACTGCAGTCTTGGAGGGAGCATCAGCAAAGAGGGTTTGCCAATGAACTTGGCTGTCAAGGCTGTGAGGTTCCCTCAATTTCCCCCCTATAGCTTGAGCTATAAATGTTAGGCACAAACTGATGTGTGACAAGAGGAGCAAGAAAAGCATGGCATGGAAGCCACTTTAAACTCTACTGTAGCTGAACACCCATGGTATTTTCTGAATTGGATATAAAGTATAACATGGCTCAAGGATATTGGGTACATTAAAGTCCATATCCAAAATTGTGAAGCGCAATGAGGCAGAAAGTGCTAATGAATTTATATTCATTATCAAGCAGTGACGGTGTTCAGCTAAGGTTTAATCTAGGACTATTTTCAGCAAAATGAGCAAAAAACCTTCCAAATACCACAGAGCTGGATTACTACATTGGGCTACCATCGAAATAATATAGTTAACCATCCAAAGATAATAAATACAGAGAACGCTGTAAAATCTTTCAGTCTTAAAAAAGCTAAAATTATCTAAGCACTTAGAGTTAAGTGACATCGATTTAGACAGGAAGTTCCCAGATTAGGACCAAAAGTTAATGGCTTTGCTTTGTGGATTTGCGTATTTCAGCAGGCCACTGCTTTCCAAGAATTTCCCTCTTGTGTAGTCGATCAGATCCTATacgtgtttttgttttttaaaataattgtaaaacaattacagtaatacctcgtcttacgaacctaattggttccagaaggaggtttgtaaggcgaaaagttcgtaacatgaaacaatgtttcccataggaaacaatgtaaaagcgattaatgcgtgcaaggggggggatcacaaaatggtgctctgctggtcgccgccgcccggctgtcatgttttaaaacagccggggggcttcttggcattctcccaaacttttgccgaacttttcgggttcgggggccgccgagaagctctgccgcccgcctgtcaccttctgaaacagccaaaACGTGGCCTCTGTATTTACAATTATTTACAAGCTGGCAAGATTCCTGTACATTTGGTGTTCATCAATAAAGAAAACTTTTGGAACATTTTTCGGAGCCGTTCTGGTTGCTTGCGCCTAACACCAGAAAAGTTAATTCATaccaggcaactggactttattgatttttttatttattttgcactagggattcaaactgctgaccttttgatcaacaagctcagcatcttagccactgagccaccgcatccttTACTCCCTACTTAGTCCCTAGCTCCTACTAGTTGTGTCCATTTTCTAAGTCATATTTCTTTCCACTGGATGCTCAAAAATTAGCCCCCACTTAGAACCTGCCATGTGCAACAATCTGCCCCATTAGTaaacaaaatattataaaatttttCTCTTAATCATTTACTCCATCGTGGTGTTCCATTTGATTACATTGATTCTCATCACATTGATCTGGGTATTTTGGTGAGTTAGGGTTTTCCCAACCATAGCAGGGCAAAGCACTGTCATATTAATTAACTTTGTttctgggggagggggaatggtATTTGAGACATGAAATATGCCAAACAATCAAACTGGGAAAGAAATATTTACAAGTCCAAAGTCATAGTGGGTGAAAAATGTCAAATTAGAGGTTTAGAAATATTTCCAGTTCAGAAACCCCCAAGATTCTTCAAAAATTCTTGGGCAGGATCTACGATCTCAAGCTTCAATCTCAGCGTCCTCACGGTTTGAGGGTCATTCCCTCAATGTTCCTCAAGGGCCTGACCTCTTTGCGCCATCTCTACCTGTCGGAGAACAAAATTCTGTCTATCGCCCCGGATGTCTTTGATGACTTAAGACAGCTGGAATATCTAACCTTGGCCGATACCAGCAATGGCATGGGGAATTTCCCCCCTGGTATCTTCAAGAACCTGAAGAACTTGACAACTCTCGACCTGGAGAATGCCGGGTTTCGCACGTTGACCCTCGAGGTCTTTGGCAACCTTAGCAACCTGCGTTACTTTATGTTGGGGAAGAACGAGCTACGGACGTTCAACAGCAGCGTAGCTGAGGCTCTCCCGTCGCTAAGCTACCTTGACCTCCGCAAGTGCCCTCTGGCTTGTAACTGCAATAATATTTGGTTCCGGAATTGGCTGAGCAATAGTTTGGTGCAAGTGGTCTACCTCTACAATTATACTTGCAATTCTGGACATCAGTCTAGTTATGTTTACAGCTTTGATACCCATGTCTGCTTCCAGGATATTGGGCTGTATCTGTTCTCCGCAACCTTCCCAGTTTTGCTGTTGTTCATGTTGCTGCCTTTCCTCTACCACCGCAGCTACTGGCACCTCCGGTATCACCTCTACATCTTGCGCGCTTGGGTCAACGATCACTGGAGGCGGGGCAAAGATGAGTATTACAAGTTCGACGCCTTCGTCTCCTACAACTCGGGCGACGAGAGCTGGGTGCTGGAACAACTGGTGCCCAGTCTAGAGAAAGCAGGCGCGCCAACCTTCCGGCTTTGCCTCCATCATCGAGATTTCCAACCCGGGAGATACGTAATTGACAATATAGTAGACAGCATCCACAATAGCCGGCACACTATTTGTATCATCAGCCGGAGGTATCTGCAGAGCGAATGGTGCTCCATGGAGATCCAGCTGGCCAGCTATCGGCTTTTCGACGAGCTGAAAGACGTCCTTATTCCCGTTATCCTCGAAGCCATCCCCGAGAGGGAGTTGTCGGTCTACCATCGGATGCGGAAAGTGATGCTGAAGAAGACGTACATCGAGTGGTCCCCGGATCCCAACGCTCAGAGGTTGTTCTGGGCTAAGTTGAGGATGGCTCTGAAGACCGGTAACTCTGAGGACCAAGAGGAGAAAATGACCGACTGGTCTGACCAAGAAGACTCAGAGGAGGCGAGCTTGTTGCAAGCCTGATCCCATTTGAGGTgtcacagcaggtagagtgctatactgcaggccactaaagctgactgctagatctacagatcagcggttcaaatctcatcgccggctcaaggttgactcagccttccatccttccgaggtgggtcaaat
Coding sequences:
- the LOC139165782 gene encoding toll-like receptor 13, which produces MFLKGLTSLRHLYLSENKILSIAPDVFDDLRQLEYLTLADTSNGMGNFPPGIFKNLKNLTTLDLENAGFRTLTLEVFGNLSNLRYFMLGKNELRTFNSSVAEALPSLSYLDLRKCPLACNCNNIWFRNWLSNSLVQVVYLYNYTCNSGHQSSYVYSFDTHVCFQDIGLYLFSATFPVLLLFMLLPFLYHRSYWHLRYHLYILRAWVNDHWRRGKDEYYKFDAFVSYNSGDESWVLEQLVPSLEKAGAPTFRLCLHHRDFQPGRYVIDNIVDSIHNSRHTICIISRRYLQSEWCSMEIQLASYRLFDELKDVLIPVILEAIPERELSVYHRMRKVMLKKTYIEWSPDPNAQRLFWAKLRMALKTGNSEDQEEKMTDWSDQEDSEEASLLQA